A window from Athalia rosae chromosome 5, iyAthRosa1.1, whole genome shotgun sequence encodes these proteins:
- the LOC105682934 gene encoding muscle LIM protein Mlp84B, with amino-acid sequence MPFKPVEHPKCPKCNKSVYAAEERVAGGLKWHKMCFKCGLCSKLLDSTNCSEHENELFCKVCHARKFGPKGYGFGGGAGCLSMDAGEHLKESENRGSQAVLESRAIAKAPDGEGCPRCGGYVYAAEQMLARGRQWHKECFKCGSCAKRLDSVNCCEGPDKDIYCKVCYGKRFGPKGYGYGQGGGALQSDCYANGDAAPRTTVVDTAIIKAAPGKGCPRCGGVVFAAEQVLAKGSEWHRKCFKCRDCTKTLDSIIACDGPDKDVYCKTCYGKKWGPHGYGFACGSGFLQTDGLTEEEISKSRPFYNPDTTSIKAPLGQGCPRCGGMVFAAEQQLAKGTMWHKKCFNCAECHRPLDSMLACDGPDKEIHCRACYGKLFGPKGFGFGHTPTLVSTNGDSAPSYIDSNPKVGQKRTDGNGCSRCGYSVYAAEQMISKNRVWHKRCFSCADCRRSLDSTNLNDAPDGEIYCRSCYGRSFGPKGVGFGVGAGTLSMA; translated from the exons ATGCCTTTCAAGCCCGTCGAACACCCGAAATGCCCCAAGTGCAACAAATCCGTCTACGCCGCAGAGGAACGCGTTGCCGGTGGACTAAAATGGCACAAGATGTGCTTCAAGTGCG GACTCTGCAGTAAATTGCTCGACTCGACAAACTGCTCCGAGCACGAGAACGAGCTCTTCTGCAAGGTTTGCCACGCCCGTAAATTCGGCCCTAAGGGTTACGGATTCGGTGGCGGTGCCGGATGCCTGTCCATGGATGCCGGTGAACACCTCAAGGAGTCCGA GAATAGAGGATCTCAAGCGGTGTTGGAATCACGTGCCATAGCTAAGGCCCCGGACGGTGAAGGTTGCCCGCGTTGCGGAGGATACGTTTATGCCGCCGAGCAGATGTTGGCTCGTGGAAGG CAATGGCACAAGGAATGTTTTAAGTGTGGCTCCTGTGCGAAACGATTGGACTCTGTCAATTGCTGCGAAGGTCCCGACAAAGATATTTATTGCAAAG TGTGCTACGGCAAGAGATTTGGTCCGAAGGGTTACGGATACGGTCAGGGTGGTGGTGCTCTTCAAAGCGACTGCTACGCCAACGG CGATGCTGCTCCACGTACGACGGTTGTCGACACGGCGATAATCAAGGCGGCACCTGGCAAGGGATGTCCACGTTGCGGTGGAGTAGTATTCGCCGCTGAGCAAGTCCTTGCCAAGGGTAGCGAATGGCATAGAAAATGTTTCAAGTGCCGGGACTGCACCAAGACCCTCGACTCGATCATCGCATGCGACGGACCGGACAAGGATGTTTACTGCAAGACCTGTTACGGCAAAAAATGGGGACCTCACGGATACGGATTTGCATGTGGATCTGGTTTTCTGCAGACCGACGGACTCAC CGAGGAGGAAATATCGAAGAGTCGTCCATTTTACAACCCAGACACCACCTCGATCAAGGCTCCGTTAGGACAGGGTTGTCCCCGTTGCGGTGGTATGGTATTTGCGGCCGAGCAACAACTTGCCAAGGGCACAATGTGGCACAAGAAATGTTTCAACTGCGCCGAATGTCACCGACCTCTGGATTCGATGCTAGCTTGCGACGGTCCAGACAAGGAAATCCATTGTCGCGCGTGTTACGGCAAACTCTTCGGGCCGAAAGGATTTGGATTTGGACACACTCCCACCCTGGTGTCAACGAACGGTGATAGTGCACCGTCATA CATCGACTCGAACCCTAAAGTTGGGCAAAAGCGAACCGACGGAAATGGGTGCTCGCGGTGTGGATACTCGGTTTATGCTGCCGAACAGATGATTTCTAAGAACAGAGTTTGGCATAAACGTTGCTTCAGCTGCGCGGACTGTCGTCGTTCGCTAGACTCGACAAATTTGAACGATGCACCCGACGGTGAAATTTACTGCCGTAGTTGCTACGGAAGGAGCTTCGGCCCCAAAGGTGTTGGCTTCGGCGTTGGTGCCGGAACTCTGTCCATGGCttaa
- the LOC105682945 gene encoding muscle-specific protein 20, with protein MALERQVRAKLAGKRDREQEKEAQEWIESILGKKFPPNEAYEDVLRDGQVLCELMNKVAPGSIPKINTSGGQFKMMENINVFQKALKDYGVADTDVFQTVDLWEKKDISQVTTTLFSLGRATYKHPEWKGPWLGPKPADECKRDFTEEQLRAGQSVIGLQAGSNKGATQAGQSLGATRKILLGK; from the exons ATGGCTCTAGAACGTCAAGTTCGCGCTAAG CTCGCAGGAAAGCGCGACCGGGAACAGGAGAAGGAGGCCCAGGAATGGATCGAATCAATTCTTGGAAAGAAATTCCCCCCTAACGAAGCGTACGAAGATGTTCTTCGTGATGGACAAGTTTTATGCGAACTTATGAACAAGGTCGCCCCCGGATCAATCCCCAAGATTAACACCTCGGGTGGACAATTCAAAATGATGGAGAACATCAACGT ATTCCAGAAAGCCTTAAAAGATTACGGAGTGGCAGATACGGACGTTTTCCAGACAGTTGATCTTTGGGAAAAGAAAGATATTTCCCAAGTTACCACCACTCTTTTTTCTCTGGGGCGTGCG ACGTACAAGCATCCTGAGTGGAAAGGACCCTGGTTGGGACCTAAACCCGCAGACGAATGCAAACGTGACTTTACCGAGGAACAACTTCGAGCAGGTCAAAGCGTAATTGGTCTTCAGGCCGGTTCTAACAAGGGAGCTACCCAGGCTGGTCAGAGTCTTGGGGCAACTCGCAAAATTCTTCTGGGAAAGTAG
- the LOC105682932 gene encoding 60S ribosomal protein L31 has protein sequence MAKTTGEKKGKSAINEVVTREYTVNLHKRLHGVGFKKRAPRAIKEIRKFAEKHMGTPDVRIDTRLNKQLWSKGIRNVPFRVRVRLSRRRNDDEDSANKLYTLVTYIPVATFKGLQTENVDASQE, from the exons ATGGCGAAGACCACtggggaaaagaaaggaaagagtgCGATCAACGAGGTCGTGACACGTGAATACACCGTCAACCTCCACAAGCGATTGCATGGCGTCGGTTTCAAGAAACGGGCCCCTCGAGCGATCAAGGAAATCAGGAAATTTGCCGAAAAACATATGGGCACACCTGACGTTAGGATCGACACACGTCTCAACAAACAGCTCTGGTCCAAGGGAATCAG GAATGTTCCCTTCCGCGTCAGAGTTCGCTTGAGCAGGAGGAGAAACGACGATGAAGATTCTGCAAACAAATTGTACACACTGGTTACATACATCCCTGTTGCTACTTTCAAGGGTCTCCAGACAGAAAATGTAGATGCTAGtcaagaataa
- the LOC105682931 gene encoding nuclear fragile X mental retardation-interacting protein 1-like, whose translation MSPLNRGPMLGPRMPPVGMRPMAPPRFGGRPPHPGMPSRLPLPYPVNPMFGPMRQRLPPLGPGGPPPMFGPRVRGMSPMLMGPMMGPRGMGPRGPPMRPAPRNMMPSQGLPHMRPRLPPCGINVKAKAINNAKKVSKLEELELKKPWMTDEIRSEIQKKNKLYAKAKKNKDAKEWEEFKDLRNKVTRMIRDAKTEYLAKNPEQAELYGNDTAPYDVRDENYLSSEEEEQKNFCEVCDRDFPSKECLARHISEHRVCGIEGCSFSAHSKLVEKHIGMQHSTGLYHRMKNLSSPEDIENWILERKRRYPTKANIEHLKAVESEKRQRFEVIKEKKSLTKPSTGLSGAKKVTKRKNRRRTTAAVVPLKISEPQIYQGVAPFAGTLTLQELSDDVEHSLIEDSDDEKNKKKISDTSDNDEIIKTRSCETKNPVSLCLVADYGTDSDGDNGPAEVPLKKIRVDSGDIQNSPDPSHPNDNSNHNKFGSSDNNNRRKQPKSTGRTSQNTTNGKNEQRGKQLQRSSEHSNRKGTIKRNLQLLNNLLSRSIQHERNLIAQCLKYIFDNKYFE comes from the exons ATGAGCCCGTTAAACAGAGGGCCAATGCTAGGCCCTCGAATGCCTCCGGTTGGCATGCGACCTATGGCTCCTCCACGGTTCGGGGGACGTCCTCCTCATCCTGGAATGCCATCCAGATTACCACTCCCATATCCTGTAAACCCAATGTTTGGCCCTATGAGACAACGTCTTCCACCCCTTGGTCCTGGGGGTCCACCTCCAATGTTTGGACCCAGAGTACGAGGAATGTCGCCAATGCTTATGGGCCCTATGATGGGACCAAGAGGTATGGGGCCTCGAGGTCCTCCGATGAGGCCTGCGCCTCGAAACATGATGCCCTCGCAAGGCTTACCACATATGAGACCTCGTTTGCCTCCTTGCGGAATAAATGTAAAAGCCAAAGCGATTAACAATGCCAAAAAAGTTAGCAAACTTGAG GAATTGGAGTTGAAAAAGCCTTGGATGACAGATGAAATTCGCAGTgagatacaaaagaaaaataagttaTATGCCAAAGctaagaaaaacaaagatgcCAAGGAGTGGGAAGAGTTCAAAGACTTGCGTAACAAAGTTACAAGGATGATACGGGATGCCAAGACTGAGTATTTAGCCAAGAATCCAGAACAG gCGGAACTCTACGGAAACGACACAGCTCCTTACGACgtaagagatgaaaattatctgagctctgaagaagaagagcagaaaaatttctgCGAAGTATGTGATCGTGATTTTCCATCAAAGGAATGCCTGGCGCGACATATCTCAGAACATCGAGTTTGTGGGATTGAAGGCTGCAGTTTTTCCGCTCATTCAAAactcgttgaaaaacacaTCGGTATGCAACACTCCACCGGTTTAtatcatcgaatgaaaaacttgTCAAGTCCAGAGGATATTGAAAACTGGATATTAGAACGCAAAAG GAGGTATCCGACAAAGGCTAATATAGAACATCTCAAGGCTGTAGAATCTGAAAAACGACAACGATTTGaagtaataaaagaaaaaaaatctctgacCAAACCTAGTACAGGGCTAAGTGGAGCAAAGAAAgttacaaaacgaaaaaatcgtaggCGAACAACTGCAGCCGTAGTACCCCTAAAGATATCGGAACCTCAGATTTATCAAGGTGTCGCACCATTTGCTGGAACAC TGACCTTGCAAGAGCTCTCGGATGACGTAGAACATTCTCTAATCGAAGATTCAgatgatgagaaaaacaaaaaaaaaatcagtgatACTTCTGATAACGATGAGATCATCAAAACTAGATcctgtgaaacgaaaaatccgGTATCCCTATGCCTTGTGGCAGATTATGGCACGGACTCAGACGGAG ATAATGGACCAGCAGAGGTACCTCTAAAGAAAATCAGAGTGGACTCAGGTGATATCCAAAATTCTCCAGACCCATCACACCCAAACGACAACTCAAATCACAACAAATTCGGATcaagtgataataataaccgCAGAAAACAGCCAAAATCAACTGGAAGGACTAGCCAAAATACTACCAATGGCAAGAATGAACAGCGTGGTAAACAGCTGCAAAGGTCCTCTGAACATTCGAATCGAAAAGGCACAATAAAAAGGAACTTGCAGTTGCTAAACAACCTCTTATCTCGCTCAATACAGCATGAAAGGAACTTGATTGCCCAATGTTTAAAGTATATCTTTGACAATAAATACTTTGAGTGA
- the LOC105682930 gene encoding RNA cytidine acetyltransferase, with the protein MVRKKIDNRIRVLIENGVNLGHRTMFVVVGDKGRDQVVILHHMLSKSVIKSRPSVLWCYKKELGFSSHRKKRIKSLQRKIKTGKLNVNEDDPFELFVVSTNIRYCYYAETHKILGNTFGMCVLQDFEALTPNLLARTIETVEGGGIIVLLLQSLNSLKQLYTMSMDVHQRFRTEAHQDVVCRFNERFLLSLASCNRCLVVDDQLRVLPISSHNLKIETVEKPSISEQQTELGILMENLRDTQPVSALVNCCKTVDQAKALLTFIETISEKTLRSTVSLTAARGRGKSATMGLAVAGAVAFGYSNIYISSPSPENLNTFFEFVFKGFDALAYQEHMDYGLVQSTNPEFNKATIRVNIFRDHRQTIQYIHPTDVNKLSQAELLVIDEAAAIPLPYVKSMLGPYLVFLASTINGYEGTGRSLSLKLLQQLRTQTTGSNKHEKTSHPGKDNHTIGRQLHEITLEESIRYKPGDSVEQWLTELLCLDAMTHAPVLSGCPPPDTCQLYYINRDTLFCYHKASEIFLQRLVALYVASHYKNSPNDLQMMSDAPAHHLFCLLGPVDPNKKALPEILVVIQVCLEGEISKSSIADGLGRGRRAAGDLIPWTIAQQYQDHDFPMLAGARIVRIATHPNYHGMGYGSRALNLLKQYYEGKILDIDEKVAESVTEITQINDEEVGLLEETIEPRSSLPPLLSKLNEREPEDLDYIGVSFGLTEPLLKFWKRANFVPAYLRQTANDLTGEYSSILLCKLGNDQKAGSSWLEAYANDFRKRFTTLLSFSFNTFSPSLALGVLTNKAIPASPITLTKDKLDVYFTTYDIRRLEMYSNNMADYHLVMDLLPALARLYFLQMMGDVHFSPVQSAILLGLGLQHKTVDKLVEELGLPSSQLLGLFNRVIRRSVQYLNTITENFIEKGMITNTSATTEVNLNPIGGRSMHEELEDAAKELKVKQRVELDKLKRENLSQYAIKGSETDWDAALSGKSKSKSLVSVKTADKRVAPDDVKDFPKSGQKKKKKRFSK; encoded by the exons ATGgtacgaaagaaaatagataacAGGATACGCGTTTTGATTGAAAATGGAGTCAACTTGGGTCATAGAACTATGTTCGTTGTTGTGGGTGATAAAGGACGAGATCAG GTGGTAATATTACATCACATGCTGTCCAAGTCTGTGATAAAATCGAGACCCTCGGTGCTATGGTGCTACAAAAAAGAATTGGGTTTCAGCAGCCACCGtaaaaagcgaataaaatcCTTACAGCGCAAAATTAAGACTGGCAAGCTCAACGTCAATGAAGATGATCCCTTTGAGCTATTTGTTGTGTCCACTAATATTCGTTACTGTTATTATGCAGAAACTCACAAGATATTGGGAAATACATTTGGCATGTGCGTTTTACAG GACTTTGAAGCCCTTACTCCTAATTTATTGGCACGAACCATTGAAACTGTGGAAGGTGGAGGCATAATAGTTCTGCTTCTACAATctctgaattcgttgaagCAGCTTTATACTATGAGCATGGATGTCCACCAACGTTTTCGTACAGAGGCCCACCaa GATGTTGTCTgccgattcaacgagagatttCTACTTTCGCTTGCATCTTGCAATCGCTGTCTGGTAGTAGATGATCAACTGAGAGTGCTTCCAATATCTTctcataatttaaaaattgaaactgtAGAAAAGCCAAGCATATCTGAACAACAGACTGAGCTGGGCATTCTGATGGAAAATCTTCGTGATACGCAACCTGTTTCTGCACTAGTCAATTGTTGCAAGACTGTTGATCAG gCCAAAGCATTACTTACCTTCATTGAAACAATATCAGAGAAAACTTTGAGGTCGACTGTTTCTTTAACTGCTGCTAGAGGACGTGGAAAGTCTGCAACGATGGGTCTAGCTGTTGCTGGTGCAGTCGCGTTTGGTTactcaaatatttatatttccagCCCCAGCCcagaaaatttaaataccTTCTTCGAATTTGTTTTCAAAG gatTTGATGCCTTGGCATATCAGGAACACATGGACTACGGTTTAGTACAATCTACTAATCCTGAATTTAACAAAGCGACAATTCGCGTTAATATTTTTAGAGATCATCGACAAactatacag TACATTCATCCAACCGACGTAAATAAACTAAGTCAAGCTGAATTGCTGGTAATTGATGAAGCCGCAGCAATACCACTGCCTTATGTCAAATCCATGTTGGGACCTTACTTAGTTTTTCTCGCTTCTACGATAAATGG GTACGAAGGTACAGGACGCTCTTTATCATTAAAACTACTACAACAATTGAGAACCCAGACGACAGGGTCGAATAAACATGAGAAGACTTCTCATCCTGGCAAAGATAACCATACAATTGGAAGGCAGTTGCACGAAATCACACTCGAAGAATCTATTAGATACAAGCCTGGTGATTCAGTTGAACAGTGGCTTACAGAACTACTTTGCCTTGACGCAATGACACATGCTCCAGTACTTTCTGGTTGCCCGCCACCTGACACTTGCCAATTGTATTATATTAACAG AGATACGTTGTTCTGTTACCACAAAGCCTCAGAAATATTTCTGCAAAGATTGGTTGCCCTCTACGTTGCCTCACATTATAAA AACAGTCCAAACGACCTGCAAATGATGTCTGATGCTCCTGCGCATCATCTTTTTTGCTTACTGGGACCAGTTGATCCAAATAAAAAAGCATTGCCTGAAATATTAGTCGTAATTCAG GTTTGCCTAGAAGGTGAAATAAGTAAATCATCCATAGCAGATGGACTTGGAAGAGGACGTAGAGCGGCTGGTGATCTCATACCATGGACTATTGCCCAGCAATATCAAGATCATGACTTTCCCATGCTCGCAGGGGCACGAATAGTTCGCATCGCGACTCATCCGAATTATCATGGG ATGGGTTATGGAAGTAGGGCACTGAATCTTTTGAAGCAATATTATGAAGGAAAAATACTAgatattgatgaaaaagttGCGGAATCCGTTACAGAGATTACACAAATCAATGATGAAGAAGTAGGTCTACTCGAAGAAACTATAG AACCTCGCAGTTCACTACCACCATTGCTatcaaaattgaacgaaagaGAGCCTGAAGATCTAGACTACATCGGTGTATCGTTTGGCCTGACAGAACCACTTCTCAAATTCTGGAAAAGAGCAAACTTTGTTCCTGCCTATTTACG acAAACAGCAAATGACTTGACTGGAGAATACTCTAGCATTTTATTATGCAAACTGGGGAATGATCAAAAAGCGGGCTCAAGCTGGTTGGAAGCATATGCCAATGATTTCCGCAAGAGATTCACAACTCtcttgtcattctcattcaaTACTTTTTCTCCATCCCTCGCGTTGGGTGTTTTAACGAATAAAGCCATACCGGCATCTCCAATTA CTCTGACGAAGGATAAGCTTGATGTTTATTTCACAACGTACGACATTCGGCGGCTGGAAATGTATAGCAATAACATGGCTGACTACCACTTAGTTATGGACCTACTTCCTGCCTTGGCTCGATTATATTTTCTGCAGATGATGGGTGATGTGCATTTTTCACCAGTGCAATCC GCAATACTGCTCGGTTTAGGTCTGCAACATAAAACAGTTGATAAATTAGTAGAAGAATTGGGTCTTCCATCTTCGCAACTCTTGGGATTGTTCAATCGTGTTATACGAAGATCGGTACAATACTTAAACACAATTACGGAGAACTTTATCGAAAAAGGAATGATTACGAACACAAGTGCTACTACAGAAGTAAATTTGAACCCAATTGGTGGCAGGAGTATGCATGAGGAACTTGAGGATGCAGCTAAG gaaCTCAAAGTTAAGCAAAGAGTTGAACTAGATAAGTTAAAACGAGAGAATCTCAGTCAGTATGCGATAAAAGGGTCGGAAACTGACTGGGATGCAGCACTCTCTGGAAAAAGCAAGAGCAAGTCTTTGGTTTCAGTTAAAACTGCTGATAAGAGAGTAGCACCTGACGATGTCAAGGATTTTCCGAAAAGCGggcagaaaaagaagaagaaacgttTTTCTAAGTAA